The Caldicellulosiruptor changbaiensis genome has a segment encoding these proteins:
- the thiE gene encoding thiamine phosphate synthase: MNLSKEEKLQLFRSYNIYGLTAEKFSNGRSNIEVVKAMLESGIKIIQYREKYKSLKEKYEECLQIRKLTKQYGALLIVNDHVDLCQMVGADGVHLGQEDYPAKEVRKILGKDFIIGVTTHTKDQVEKAVEDGADYIGLGPVFQSFTKDKPHPPIGLEMVSWAAKNCKIPFVAIGGIKEHNLKDVLEAGAKCVSLVTEIVGSDDISQKIKRLWDIIKEFERS, encoded by the coding sequence GTGAACTTGAGTAAAGAAGAGAAGCTGCAGCTCTTTAGAAGTTATAACATCTATGGTCTTACCGCTGAGAAATTTTCAAATGGAAGGTCGAATATAGAGGTTGTAAAGGCAATGCTCGAAAGTGGAATAAAAATAATCCAGTACAGGGAAAAGTACAAAAGTCTCAAAGAAAAATATGAAGAGTGCCTGCAAATCAGAAAACTTACCAAGCAGTATGGTGCACTTTTGATAGTAAACGACCATGTGGACCTGTGCCAGATGGTTGGGGCGGACGGTGTTCACTTGGGGCAGGAAGACTATCCAGCAAAAGAGGTAAGAAAAATCTTAGGAAAAGACTTTATAATCGGTGTTACAACTCATACAAAAGATCAAGTTGAGAAAGCAGTGGAAGATGGGGCTGACTATATTGGTTTGGGGCCTGTGTTTCAGAGCTTTACAAAGGACAAGCCTCATCCGCCGATTGGCCTTGAGATGGTCAGCTGGGCAGCAAAAAACTGCAAGATACCTTTTGTTGCAATAGGTGGAATAAAAGAGCACAATCTAAAAGATGTGCTTGAGGCGGGTGCAAAGTGCGTCAGCCTTGTGACAGAGATTGTAGGTAGTGATGACATTTCACAAAAAATAAAAAGGCTTTGGGATATTATAAAAGAGTTTGAAAGGAGCTGA
- the thiC gene encoding phosphomethylpyrimidine synthase ThiC: MKTQMTYAKEGIFTREMELAIQNEEIDKEEFLQKVAEGKIVIPANKNRKRDKYFAIGDGTYVKINVNIGVSEACPNFDIEVQKLEVAKKFDVESVMDLSSGLDASNFRKYILQNYDFIVGTVPVYQVASRHDDITKVDSKEFIEEIERQAEEGVDFFTVHAGITRRTLERFEKNDRLLKIVSRGGALLYKWMMANRKENPLYEHFDDILKICKKHDVTISLGDSLRPGAVYDATDALQIEELINLGELTKMAWKEDVQVMIEGPGHMRANEIAANMVIQKRLCHGAPFYVLGPLTTDIAAGYDHISGAMGALIAALNGADFLCYVTPAEHLRLPSADDVKEGIVAFKIAAHSANIAKGFKKPLEKDIEMSIARRDLDWEKMISLSIDPQKAREYRSTYPSDTCSMCGRLCAVKNSRDEAVL; this comes from the coding sequence ATGAAAACCCAGATGACATATGCAAAAGAAGGAATATTTACACGCGAGATGGAACTTGCAATCCAGAATGAAGAGATAGATAAAGAAGAATTTTTGCAAAAGGTTGCAGAGGGCAAGATTGTCATTCCTGCGAACAAGAACAGGAAAAGAGACAAATACTTTGCAATTGGAGATGGAACATATGTAAAAATCAATGTAAATATTGGCGTGTCAGAAGCATGTCCAAATTTTGATATAGAGGTTCAAAAGCTTGAGGTTGCCAAAAAATTTGATGTTGAATCTGTGATGGATTTGTCAAGCGGGCTTGATGCTTCAAACTTCAGAAAATACATTCTTCAAAACTATGACTTTATAGTAGGAACAGTTCCAGTTTACCAGGTTGCTTCAAGGCATGACGACATTACAAAGGTTGACAGCAAAGAGTTTATAGAAGAGATTGAAAGGCAGGCAGAAGAAGGGGTTGACTTTTTCACAGTACATGCAGGAATTACAAGAAGGACTTTGGAGAGGTTTGAAAAAAATGATCGTCTGCTCAAGATTGTCTCAAGAGGCGGTGCACTTTTATATAAATGGATGATGGCAAACCGAAAAGAAAATCCGCTTTATGAACACTTTGACGATATTCTAAAAATCTGCAAAAAACACGATGTCACAATAAGCCTTGGAGACAGTCTCAGGCCCGGCGCGGTCTATGATGCAACAGATGCGCTTCAGATAGAAGAACTTATAAACCTTGGCGAGCTTACCAAAATGGCCTGGAAAGAAGATGTGCAGGTGATGATAGAAGGGCCAGGGCACATGAGAGCAAACGAGATTGCAGCAAACATGGTAATTCAAAAAAGGCTTTGCCACGGTGCACCATTTTATGTTTTGGGGCCTCTTACAACAGACATTGCAGCTGGGTACGACCACATATCTGGTGCGATGGGGGCGCTCATTGCAGCTCTAAATGGAGCAGATTTTCTGTGCTATGTGACACCTGCTGAACACCTGCGACTTCCATCGGCAGATGATGTCAAAGAAGGAATTGTTGCGTTCAAGATTGCGGCTCATAGTGCTAATATTGCAAAAGGCTTTAAAAAGCCACTTGAAAAAGACATTGAGATGTCAATTGCAAGACGTGACCTTGACTGGGAGAAGATGATAAGCCTTTCGATTGACCCGCAAAAGGCAAGAGAGTATAGAAGCACATACCCTTCCGATACATGCTCTATGTGTGGAAGACTCTGTGCTGTAAAAAATTCAAGGGATGAGGCCGTGTTATAG
- the thiD gene encoding bifunctional hydroxymethylpyrimidine kinase/phosphomethylpyrimidine kinase: MKKVRKVLIIAGFDPSGGAGIVLDTKVVRALGEFAASTITCLTVQTTERVYDAKTIDPDFFEYQLQKIIEDIEPDSVKIGLLGSEEIARSVLRNIRRYNLKNIVCDPVLKSTSGFEFGKDKFVEFLKSEFLKVCSVITPNKTEAEVIFDMKIENFGEDILNSIQQKMNKMGIKSCVLKGGHVDGHLAEDVLITQTEIYRVSAKKKGSTDNIHGTGCAFSSAFATFLAKGYNMYDALKQTKDFVSNLIHNSIKIGKGRLVLNP; this comes from the coding sequence ATGAAAAAAGTGAGAAAAGTTCTTATAATTGCTGGATTTGACCCCTCTGGTGGAGCTGGCATTGTACTTGACACAAAGGTTGTAAGAGCGCTTGGCGAGTTTGCAGCCTCTACGATAACCTGCTTGACAGTTCAAACTACAGAAAGGGTCTATGATGCAAAAACCATAGACCCTGATTTTTTTGAGTATCAGCTTCAAAAGATTATTGAGGATATAGAGCCAGATAGCGTCAAGATTGGACTTTTGGGAAGTGAAGAAATAGCAAGGTCTGTGCTGAGGAATATAAGAAGGTATAATCTTAAAAACATTGTATGTGATCCAGTTTTGAAATCAACAAGCGGTTTTGAGTTTGGGAAAGATAAGTTTGTCGAGTTTTTGAAAAGCGAATTTTTAAAAGTTTGTAGCGTTATCACGCCAAACAAAACCGAGGCAGAAGTCATTTTTGATATGAAAATTGAAAATTTTGGAGAAGATATTTTAAATTCTATTCAACAAAAAATGAATAAGATGGGTATAAAGTCATGCGTTTTAAAAGGTGGGCATGTTGATGGCCATCTTGCAGAGGATGTTTTGATAACACAAACTGAAATTTATAGAGTTTCTGCTAAAAAGAAGGGCTCAACAGACAACATTCACGGCACTGGCTGTGCTTTTTCATCTGCGTTTGCTACTTTTCTTGCAAAGGGATATAATATGTATGACGCACTAAAACAAACAAAGGATTTTGTTTCAAACTTGATACACAATTCAATAAAGATAGGAAAGGGAAGACTTGTTTTAAATCCTTAA